CTGGCGCTGCTGTGCCTGGCCGCCGCCGTCGCCGCGGTGGCGGTGCGGGGCTGGCCGTTGCGGGCGCTGGCCGTCCTGATGGCCGTGGTGAGCCTGGCGGCGGGGTACCTGGCCGTCAGCATGTGGGTGGTGCGGGACATCGCGCTCCGGGCCCTCGACATCGCCGAGATCCCGCTGACCTCGTTGCTGGGGACCGACCGCCGTCTCACCGGTGCGGTGCTGAGCCTGCTCGCCGCGCTGTGCGTGCTGGCCGCTGCCGCGTTACTGATGCGCGCGGCCGCGCGCGACACCGGCGGCGACGCCAGGTACGCGACGCCGGCGGCGCGCCGGGCGGCTGCGCGGGCCCGCGACGGTGCGTCCGCCGGCCCCGACGCCGGTAGCGGGGCCGGGCCGCAAGCCTCCGCGGGCGCCCCGGAGATGTCGGAACGAATGATGTGGGACGCGCTCGACGAGGGTTGCGACCCGACAGAACCGCCGCCCGGCGCGGACCCCGAGGGCCGGTGACATCCGGGGCGGTGACGGTGGTTACCCTTCGATGAAGGTCCTAGCAAGCGGGAGAGGAACCGGTAGACATGAGTTCGGCAACCGTGCTCGACTCCATCATCGAGGGAGTCTGCGCCGACGTTGCCGCCCGGGAGGCCGTCGTCAGCCTGGCGCAAGTCAAGGCGGCAG
This is a stretch of genomic DNA from Mycolicibacter terrae. It encodes these proteins:
- a CDS encoding TIGR02234 family membrane protein, whose translation is MTEARGARRGTVALRVAQLLLVVAAGGLWGASRLPWVLIRSFDGLGQPKQVAVTGASWSTALVPLALLCLAAAVAAVAVRGWPLRALAVLMAVVSLAAGYLAVSMWVVRDIALRALDIAEIPLTSLLGTDRRLTGAVLSLLAALCVLAAAALLMRAAARDTGGDARYATPAARRAAARARDGASAGPDAGSGAGPQASAGAPEMSERMMWDALDEGCDPTEPPPGADPEGR